gtaataattaaaaacatattaaacaAGTTAGGcaacttttcaataaaaaatgtcaTGGTGTCAAAAACACTTTGcagttaaaatataattggaCCACTGTGCGCAGCGCTTTTAGGGCATTGGCttacagcaacaataatgaGGGTAAGAAACGAGTTTGCCGCCAAAAAGTTTCCACCAAAGTAGTTTTCCATTTACACAGACAGTTCCCAATTTCGATGATACAACACGGAAGTGGGAAGTGATcgaataaatacataaaatcaactcaaacgaaacgaaacgaaaacgcaAAAGAGGAtgaaaaaaaatcacaaaaacaaaacaataaactgTCGTCAAGTTCAAGGGCACATTAGAAATATGAATGTGAAAATGAAACGTTAAATTAGcgaacaaaaatttaaaatgaagagcaaacaaaaacaacaacaaaaagcataaaaacgCATTACAAAGTCGAATGTTAATGCGAATGGCCTCTtgacaaaagcaaataaaactaacaccaataataataaatgtgtgtgtgtgtgtgtacacactggCAAACACACGACACTTGTCtacttttgtatgtatgtttgtgtgcaaACGGACAAACAAAGCGTAATGCGCAAaaaatgcatgtgtgtgaagGAGAAGggtgatgatgctgctgctacttGACCATCGTTCACATTATTagcaattaatttcatatttttgccaagaccaaaataaacacaaacaaaagtgTATACACATAGTATGCTATCTCTTTCACACTTACTTGCGCATCTCGTTCATGGCATCAAAGGAGCGTGAGGTGTGCTGTTCATTGCTGTATTGTCCCACGGTGCCGCGCTCCTTGCCATTGGGTCGCTGTATGTGCTTCTGGGAGCTCTCATCGAGGCTATTTTGGCTCGCATAGCGCAACAAACAGCTGCCGCGTTCCAATCCACTGCCTTCGGCGGCAGGATTCTGTtgatgctgcagctgttgttgttgttgtatcaatagtcgctgtcgctgcacCACACCCACTGCAATGCCCAGGCCAGGTGCTGGCATTATTACACCTGCTTCCTGACCTGCACCCGCAGCCGCCCCCGCGCCCGCTTCAGcattctgctgctgttgttgcggctgctgttgttgctgctgttgattctGTTGTTGCAAATTGCCATTGCTTAGATTGCTCATAATACCGATCGTGTATTTGGTTAATAATGCAGTCAACGCTATCATTCACACAGCACGCGCGATGTTGGGAATGTAGAGCTAACAAAATTCACAGTTTTTTTCAGCAGCAACTTTGTGCAACTTGAACTCGATGtaaagtaaaaaatttaaCTACGATGCCGAGCAGTGTTAAGCAACGTTAGCAGCGTGCATATGTGTTGAGCAACAAATAAAGACTGAACAGCATTGCTCCTCACGCTAACAGTAGCACTCGACTAACAGCAAGAATACAAATGTTACCGCGCTACTCTCAactgttaatttaaattaggaACTGGTCGCCCTAGCAACCACATCACGCAGCAGgtgcatttttataaaaagtagAGAAGCGATTTAAAAAACATGTATTTTTACAGAAATCACTTCAATAAATGGTGAAAACAATTCTACTTTATTTGTTAAAACCTGTTGACACAGTTTTATATGTTGAATTGTATACACGCAAGTGTAACCAGCTATGGAATTATTActcttggtatatttggtatattttgcgtcTTTAAATAGTAGTTTTTGACAATCTTAGTTGCGGTCACCCCAAGCGCATCATACTTTTTAGGGCGGTGTTcgcgttttgttttcgttaatTATTGCTTGCAAACcagcatataaaattattaattataaatctgATCTAAAATGCAACCAATAGAGAAATGCGTGCTGGCCGCCTTATTGCTGGGCTGCGTGCTGCAAACAGGTAAATCGCATGCGCAGCCTGCGACTGCGTAGTgtgaaaaaaaccaaacacaaaacaaactcaTTAATTGTGTGTTTCATGTGCCCGCAGCTTATGCCATCAAATGCTGGGATTGTCGCTCGGATAACGATCCAAAGTGCGGAGATCCCTTCGACAACAGCACATTGGCCATCACCGATTGCCATCAGGCACCTGAACTGGAGCATTTGAAGGGCGTGCGTCCAACCATGTGTCGCAAGATCCGTCAGAAGGTGCACGGGGAATGGCGTTACTTCCGTAGTTGCGCCTATATGGGAGAGCCAGGAATTGAGGGGGATGAACGCTTCTGTTTGATGCGCACGGGCAGCTATAACATCTTCATGGAGTATTGCACCTGTAACAGCAAAGATGGCTGCAATGGAGCAGCGCTGCAAAAAAGCAGCTTCCTCAGCGTTTGTCTGGGCACCCTGGTTGTTGGACTAGTCGCTCATTTCCTTCGGAAATAGCCCCAAGTGGATTAGTTCCAAATGCTATGTGTGTAATATGTGTGCCTTCGAATAGTAAACTTAAAAACTATGTAACTAATGTCCGTCCAGACTTCATAATCTTTCGATGAAAACATATCTCGCTTCTTTTAGTTCACATTCCGTACGATTTAAGCTCAACATTATTATTGTCCATCTTTATATTTGCTGTCCgcattttttgtgtgcagcTTTTTTACGCataatttttagtttaagCAACGAAcacatttacaaaatttttatttgtaaagcAACATTTGTTGCGAAAACCGAAATAAATGACAAAGTAATTGAAACCAATTTCCACTgtgtatttaattaacaattttgttaattgttcGAAACCACTTTcaattgtttactttgttCTATCGATTTGCAAACTAAATAATCGAAATAATTACTTCAATTTTGTTATTCCTCATTAACCTATCGACTTTGAATTTTCTATTCACTTTAATGGCTTTCGTCAAGTTGAGGCAATTGATCGGAAAGTTATCGTTATGCTGCAATTTTGTCATCCTTTCCTTCTCTATCTTCGTTCGTGCGAGTGTCGCGTCGCTTCGGTgtcttgttttaatttgtgtttaaacggttttaatttgttattgcagTTACATTTTTGGTGT
This window of the Drosophila albomicans strain 15112-1751.03 chromosome 2L, ASM965048v2, whole genome shotgun sequence genome carries:
- the LOC117565493 gene encoding uncharacterized protein LOC117565493, with amino-acid sequence MQPIEKCVLAALLLGCVLQTAYAIKCWDCRSDNDPKCGDPFDNSTLAITDCHQAPELEHLKGVRPTMCRKIRQKVHGEWRYFRSCAYMGEPGIEGDERFCLMRTGSYNIFMEYCTCNSKDGCNGAALQKSSFLSVCLGTLVVGLVAHFLRK